AGAAATAACATGGAGAGAAATACCATGGAGAGAAATACCATGGAGAGGACTGCCGTGAGAAGGACTGGCGTGGAGAGGACTGCCATGGAGAGACTGTATGGAGAGAAATCCATGGAGAAAATGCCATGGAGAGGACTGCCATGGAGAGGACTGCCATGGAGAGGACTGACCATGGGAGAGACTGCATGGAAGAGACTGGTATGGAGAGGACTGGTATGGAGAGGACTGGTATGGAGAGGACTGCCATGGAGAGGACTGCCATGGAGAGAAAAATACCATGGAGAGAAATACCATGGAGAGAAATACCATGGAGAGGACTTCCATGGAGAGGACTGGTATGAAAGGACTGGTATGGAGAGAACTGGTATGCATGAGAAGGCGATGAGTGAGGGTCACGCTTTGCCCAGATGAAGGCATGAGACAGGGAGGGCACAAGTGGCATGGGCCCTCCTCCCAGCCCCATGGACCAACACTCTCAAGGTAGGTACACACTCTCACCAGGGGTCTGTTCAGGAGGGTGCACAGTTGAACAATGTTCAGAATTAACTGTATGTAGAAGACCTATATGATTATCTATTATGGTAGAATTGGATATTGTGTCAGATCTATTCATTTTTATATGTCATGTTTCACCTCACTAAATATCcactttctctatctttctctctctttccgtctccctctccccaccAGGCTACCACTCCCCACCTTGGGGCTCTGACCACTCCAGCCCCGTCCCTTCCAACGGCGCCCCCTCTGGCCCTCTCCAACCCTCTAGCGCAGGCCCAAGCCCCTCAGACACCTCCTCCAACCCGGACTCCCCAACCCTGGGGGGCAGAAACCAGTTGCACAACCGTCCCGGTGGGCCCCAGCAAAGTGGCCCCGGCCCTGTTGCCCCGGAGGAGGCCTACTCCTTTCAACCAGAACCAGCTTCACCAGCTGCGGGCCCAGATCATGGCCTATAAGGCATGTACAGAATATTGATGATTTAATGGTTGAAAGACCGATACGTGTTTAAGATGATACATTATAACGATATATAATGTGTAATGACTGCCTATGGTTATTTTAATGTCTCCAAACTCTGAGCAGTCCACAATGTTGTTTTTAATTTGTAGCTAATATGCTTGTCACCTGTTGTATAAATATTGTAGAGTGACACTCATATGCTTTTTAATTTAATTACCATTTCATGACTAAAGGGTAGACAAGcaagtcaatgaacatcattcacaTGTTACAATAACTAACATTACGTACGGATGATACTTTAATAAACTTTTCTCTCTATAAGATGCTGGCCAGGGGCAGCCAATACCGGACCATCTCCAGATGGCTGTCCAGGGGAAGAGGCCCATGGGATGCAGCCCAGGGATGCCGGGTCCGGGCCAGGGCAGGGGGGACTGGGGCAGCCCGTGCCCAGCCTGGCTCCTGGAGGTCCTGGAGGTGTGGGGCCAGGACAAGGACCACCCATGGGCCAGGGCTACAGCAGAGCTCACGGTGAGGGAGGCAGAATGAAGAGCATTGGATATTGATCTGTATAATTACAGTAGCTAGTTGAAACGGGAAGATTGATCAGTCAAAGCATTGATCAGTCTGCTCCAGCCTCTCCAACCTAATGTGTGTGTATCGGGTGGGGTTAGATAcaaagcagaagacacatttccatcTCGTGTGgactaataaaatatatttttatctcaagcatttcactacacccgcaaaaacatctgctaaacacgtgtatgtgactaataagatttgatttgatcagtaaATTAATGCTGTGAGAAGTAGCAAGCTTGTATTGTTTTGATCTGGTACAGTAGGCTGGAAAACTGTTTTTCCAAAGGTCTGAAAAGTATGAAACATTAGCCTTTCTCTGAATATACCACTGATATAATGTTGTAGGGATGATGGGACCCAACATGCCTCCTCCAGGCCCCTCTGGTCCAACAGGCATGCAGGGCCAGAACCCCAACGGACCCCCCAAGTCCTGGTCTGAAGGGTGAACATAATAACACCAGCATTATTGTCACTTTCTTCTGAGGGGCA
The sequence above is drawn from the Salvelinus sp. IW2-2015 unplaced genomic scaffold, ASM291031v2 Un_scaffold4819, whole genome shotgun sequence genome and encodes:
- the LOC112077678 gene encoding proline-rich proteoglycan 2-like, encoding MGPPPSPMDQHSQGYHSPPWGSDHSSPVPSNGAPSGPLQPSSAGPSPSDTSSNPDSPTLGGRNQLHNRPGGPQQSGPGPVAPEEAYSFQPEPASPAAGPDHGL